CTTAAAAAGGTAGCTGGACTGTTACTCAGATTGAAAGTTGTATTTGCCCCTTTCAAAAGGTTAACCATTTGACTTCGTCATTTACTCTGATAAGGCAGGCGTCACGTTCAATAGTTGAAATCGACACTGCGGTCCAAGACCTTTTGTCCATTTGTATTGTTGCTTTGATTGCCAGTGGACTGGAGGATAAGTTAGCCCATGCAGCGCACATGGATATGGCGATACAGGGCTCACCAGAATACGAGTTTGATGCAACGACGAGAGAATGTATAGATTGTTTCAATTCAGCACTAAAGTGTCTCACATTAACCACATGAAGCAAACAGGAGTATTCCATAGTAGAGTTATGGCCACAGGCTTTATAAAACCAGATTTTACACacaaatgtaattttaaatgcCGCATCTACATTTTAACGCCAATAAGAGTCATAAATTGCAATGTTGTGCACAGGCTATCGCTAGATCTAGACAATATAACAGTGGATGTGATATAAAATTCATGGGTGAGTCGGTGTATTAGTGGCtttattattgtacaaaaagTTATGGCCATGAATTGGGGTTAGCTTTTGTAATAGGCATTATGTTCAGTTGTTTCTACGACTGCTAAGTGATGTATCAATCGAAGGCTAATTCTTGTTAGGGATAACCAATATAGCAGCGGCCATTAACATCCAGAAAATGCCCTGTATAAAGTGCATAAATGACATTCCAGACAATATAAACGAGTTTACACCTGGGTGAGTGAGAGTACATACCTAAAAATAGGTAAAATATGGCCTTGGCATTTGGAACAGTCAAAAATCTAGCATATGCCTCAAGTtgcatataatatttttgtaagCTAGAATAGTTTTTTCCTTCAACAATCATAACACATAATCCGAATAGTCTGAGTAAGGGAGATATTACCCTTGGAATAGGTTAAGTAGGTATATGCTGGGTGTTAGAATGGCGAAGACATTAAGTGTAACTATTGCACTTACAACAATTAATGAACAGCCCCCGAGAAAACAAAAGCTACGCATTGCATCTTTCTCGTTGAGATCATACCTGTTCACATTTTGACCGTCGGAGCCGACGTACTCGGTTATCATAGGGGACTCACTATCCATCCTGTGTGCACCCCCACCCAATCTACAAACTACCTAGTGTGAAATTTTTTCCACGggaaaaatattttttaaatcgAGCTTCAACAGATGTTATTGTTGCTTCAATCTCCACTTTTAATGGATTATGATAAATCtagatattttttaaaaaaatttattcttGAATGAATCCATCGCCCCTTAATCCACCAATACCTGCTAAATGAAGGCCACATCATTAGATGATCTACTTTTCatctaaattatccaaCTAATCACAACTCAGATTAAATGTAGCAATCACCTATCACTATCACTACTACTTATACTTAATCAATCTATAAATGACCCTAATTAACAGCCAATTCTTCACTGGTTACTAACTaataaactaaaaattatagtTCTTAAGATGAGCCACATACATTCTAATCGCGCCCGCGATGAAAGGAGTCACAGCCATAGTTCGATGTACGATCGATACGACAGATCCTCTACTTATAGAACTACTATAAGTAGAGGATACAGACCTAGCAAGCGTGGCAAATCTGCTAACATAGAACTTAAAGGCGATTATAGCCCGGATAGACAGAGAGATCGTTATGATCGCAGAAGTAGGCATAGCAGATCGACTAGTAGGCATGATGACGGCCACAGTTCACACATCAAATATCGCTCTTCAAGCAGTAGACATAGAGATAGGAGATCATCTAGCAGATGCAACGACCGTAGGTCAAGATATAATGTTAAAGGATATAATCGTAGCAGAAGGGATTCATCATCATCTGCAGAAACTTACATGAGAACAGATGAATTTGGCCGCGAACGTTGTAGCCCGAGTTATGGCTATAGAAGAAGGGTCTCTAGGAGTTCATCAATATCTAGCATAGAAGAACAAGCTGATCCGGCTACCGACAATTCCACTACAATTAACGGTTCtgaaaatttgccaaatgAAGTGACATTGAACAATATTGATGGAAGTGATAATGCCAATTCTGTTGAGTTGGACTTTTCCAACTTCGCCGAGCTATTTGGTTTTGATAGTTTTCGCTCCAGCAAGGGTCAGGAGCACACTGAAAGTGATGCATCTTTGGCAAATAAACGGACTAAAAGAAAGTATCGTCAATATATGAATCGCGTGGGGGGGTTTAATCGCCCTTTATCTCCGAAATAACTCTTAAAAGGCATTGTACAAATACTATGCTTATACAACACATTGTTACACTGGACATTAGCTACTTAAAGCTGATCAATTCACATCACAACTATCACTATGtcaatataatttcacGTATAGATTAAATGATCGTGGCCACACAAATGGTACAGTGATGGAATTTTCCTCGTCACAAACACTTGGGGCTATTACCCACTTAACAATTTAGCAATCGCACtctaattttgtaaattgcCAACATAACCCAGTacattaacattattttataacGCTTCAGAATgatcattttaatatacagatatgaatatatatcttGTACTCAGACTAAGTAATTGTAGAGCGAATGCgatgtaaaatatataaagaTAATTGCGCCCTTTAATATCCTATGGGATTCAAAGGCAAAATACACTAGTCTACTACAATTGCTGTATATCATCATCCAAACATTTACCATGCTGGATAGCCTGCAGTAGAAGCGTCGAATCACCGCCAAAGGCATTATTGAGCTTGAGCTTCTCTACCCATGCCGCCAAAATCCTCTCTTCAATGGTATCCTTGCAACATATGCGATAAATACTAACAGGCTTCTTTTGTCCAATGCGATGGATACGATCCTCCGCTTGTATATCGTTGTGCGGATTCCAGTCGTGATCCATAATTATCACACACGTGGCAGCGATCAAATTGAGTCCAGATCCACCTGTTTTTGTGGATATTAACATTACAGATTTACCGGATACGTTTGTGAAGTCTTTTAGTAGCCCAACACGGTCTGTAATTTTGACTTGCCCATCCAACCTAAACAGGGGTAAATTGGGGAATAAAACGGATAAAGTCTCATGAATAATATCTAGGAAGTTTGAAAAATGTGAAAATATTAGGGTCTTCTCATGTGGCAATGTCGAGAGCAATTCAATCAACTTTTCAAGTTTAGCCCCCTGAATCAATTGTTCTGATGGAATCATAAGGTCAGAAATTGAAGTTTGGCCCAAATCACGTATTGACTGATGGATTTCATAATCACACCAGGAAGATATTTCCGATGCCACTCTTTCCTGAGTTTGATCGCGAAACCCCTCCACATATTTTCGAAAGTAATCAATCACTCGATTAACCTGTTCTTTGGAGTAATAAGAGCCTACAGTCAAGAATGGATGGTTGGTTATTCGCCTGAGACGGAAGAGGATAGATTTTATGAACTTCAATCGTCTCCTTTGCATATAATCTGTGTCGCGGCCCTTACAACTGCTATCACTCTCAGGCACATGCCCCTGCTCGTCATCccttattttttcaatatcaGTAGTGGCCTTATCAATCTGTATGTCAGATTGGGTATCAGGTTGAGTATCCATTTCATGAATACCCATCCTAGTCtccaaatttttgtcaGCACCACAGGCACTACTGTCGATTAACAATTTGTCCTTCTCCTCTATTTCTTTATCGTACAATTCCTTTTGCAATCCTTTCAAGGGGACCCTAATTATGTAAGAAGATTTAGGCGGAAGCTCAGCTATGACGTGGCACTTAAGGCGGCGTACGACGAAGGGGGAAATTAGCTGTTGTATTGCTTTTTGttttaatgaaattgaattgttaACCACATCATTTGAAGgtttgattttttggataaattcTTCGAGTTCTTCAAAAATTTTCGTATCATCAACATTGGAATTTcttttatatttaacaaaattttcctCAATTTCGTCGTTAAGTGCGTGGAATGCTAGACCCGTATCGAAGGGGAGAACAAAGTTTAACAAACTACTAAGTTCAGTTATGCGATTTTGCAATGGGGTGCCAGTCAAAAGTATCCTTTGTCGTATGTCAAAGGCACGATCCAAGCTTTTATACACAAGTGATTCAGAATTCTTCAGCAAATGTGCTTCGTCAACAATTAGACATTCTAGCGACCCAGCAGAACGGAGCAATTTCATATCTTCGCGGGAAGAAATCATTGAAGTTGTTGTTACTATTATTGACACGTTATCTGtggataatttttcatagGCCAATCCTCTGCGCATTTGAGGTGTGCCgtgatattttatacacTTGTTTGCTATATTTGGTGCCCAACAACACAACTCATTCATCCAATGATCTAAAATAGACGCAGGAACGGCTATTATTGAAGGCAGTTTTCGCCCAAATGTACAAAACAAAGGCAATTCTTCATTTGTAGAGTGCAACGGAGCTTGTGCTGTGACATCGGAATATAAAAGACTCAAAAAAACTGCTATTTGTGCAGTCTTCCcctaaatataattaacacaTACCAAGCCCATTTCATCAGCCAATATACACCCCAGACCCAAGCTATTGAGGGACAGTAACCAACTGACACTACGCTTTTGGTATTCCTTCAACAGATGATATTTGGGCGCTCCAGCAAATATCTCATCATCATAAAGCTTAGCATTGCTAAGGGAAAAATTCAATAGGTCATGAGAAGAGAACTTGAAAAGTTGGATAAGATTTTTGGCGaccaaatttgtatacttAAGTGCCTCTATCAGCTCACTCAAGGCGCTATCGGTGGTGCTTGAGATAGTGGATTGGGCAGAATCTGAGCTTTCACTGGACGATTCATCAGAGTCTATATTAATcagtaataaatatatacatttatatatagatTCGTATATAACATTGGAGAATAATGAAACAAATGATTCTCTcaatttttagtaaaaattattgcacCTTACCCATCAATACCCTTTGCTTCCTCTTCTTTCTCACGAAAAAATGACTATCATTGTCTCCTTCAGAGCAACCTGTGGTCACATTTGATACGTTAGTTTCACAGTCTAATTTGTTATTGAAATTGGAGTGTTCCCAACTGCCATTGGAATCAGTGCCCATGGCATTCACACATTTATAACAGTAGGTGTATGtaatataatgaaaataataagaATTCTTAGATTGTTGTTAGTGACATTGAGGTACCAACCTTTCATGCTGTATGTGGTGTATTGTGTGCAATGTTCCCCAGATAGATTCGCGTATAAGTCCCCAGAAAGGATTCGTTATAGATTCACCTAGATTCGAGTAGATCATAGTAATTTCGAGCAACCTGTACTTTCAGCATTATCCTGCAAATTACaccaaattattacaaaatgAACGGTGATGATTTGTCTCAACAGCGTTCAGAGTTTATCTACAAGGCTAAACTTGCAGAGCAAGCCGAAAGATACGATGGTATGACATTCATCATTTAGAAATGGCTGAGGCTATGATTGGCCTAGTCGATTCGTGTATCAAAGATTCTAAGGATGAGTTGACCGTTGAAGAGCGC
The DNA window shown above is from Babesia microti strain RI chromosome III, complete genome and carries:
- a CDS encoding hypothetical protein (overlaps_old_locusTagID:BBM_III00395) — its product is MDSESPMITEYVGSDGQNVNRYDLNEKDAMRSFCFLGGCSLIVVSAIVTLNVFAILTPSIYLLNLFQGLFGLCVMIVEGKNYSSLQKYYMQLEAYARFLTVPNAKAIFYLFLGVNSFILSGMSFMHFIQGIFWMLMAAAILVIPNKN
- a CDS encoding hypothetical protein (overlaps_old_locusTagID:BBM_III00400), which encodes MSHIHSNRARDERSHSHSSMYDRYDRSSTYRTTISRGYRPSKRGKSANIELKGDYSPDRQRDRYDRRSRHSRSTSRHDDGHSSHIKYRSSSSRHRDRRSSSRCNDRRSRYNVKGYNRSRRDSSSSAETYMRTDEFGRERCSPSYGYRRRVSRSSSISSIEEQADPATDNSTTINGSENLPNEVTLNNIDGSDNANSVELDFSNFAELFGFDSFRSSKGQEHTESDASLANKRTKRKYRQYMNRVGGFNRPLSPK
- a CDS encoding SNF2 family N-terminal domain (overlaps_old_locusTagID:BBM_III00405), with translation MGTDSNGSWEHSNFNNKLDCETNVSNVTTGCSEGDNDSHFFVRKKRKQRVLMDSDESSSESSDSAQSTISSTTDSALSELIEALKYTNLVAKNLIQLFKFSSHDLLNFSLSNAKLYDDEIFAGAPKYHLLKEYQKRSVSWLLSLNSLGLGCILADEMGLGKTAQIAVFLSLLYSDVTAQAPLHSTNEELPLFCTFGRKLPSIIAVPASILDHWMNELCCWAPNIANKCIKYHGTPQMRRGLAYEKLSTDNVSIIVTTTSMISSREDMKLLRSAGSLECLIVDEAHLLKNSESLVYKSLDRAFDIRQRILLTGTPLQNRITELSSLLNFVLPFDTGLAFHALNDEIEENFVKYKRNSNVDDTKIFEELEEFIQKIKPSNDVVNNSISLKQKAIQQLISPFVVRRLKCHVIAELPPKSSYIIRVPLKGLQKELYDKEIEEKDKLLIDSSACGADKNLETRMGIHEMDTQPDTQSDIQIDKATTDIEKIRDDEQGHVPESDSSCKGRDTDYMQRRRLKFIKSILFRLRRITNHPFLTVGSYYSKEQVNRVIDYFRKYVEGFRDQTQERVASEISSWCDYEIHQSIRDLGQTSISDLMIPSEQLIQGAKLEKLIELLSTLPHEKTLIFSHFSNFLDIIHETLSVLFPNLPLFRLDGQVKITDRVGLLKDFTNVSGKSVMLISTKTGGSGLNLIAATCVIIMDHDWNPHNDIQAEDRIHRIGQKKPVSIYRICCKDTIEERILAAWVEKLKLNNAFGGDSTLLLQAIQHGKCLDDDIQQL